CACAGGATTGCTGCTGGTGGTTGGTCAGAGAGACTGGAGGAGGGGCCGGGACTAGCGAGGTTTATAAGACTGGGGAGAAGTTATGTTTGTGCTATGTGAAGGGACAAGAACTGTGAAGGAGCTCCGTGTAGGTTAATCAGTAGCAAAATATAGTTACTGCACGGTTTGTTGCCAATAGCAACCATTTAATTCCTGTGGCAGCACCTTGTTGTATTGTTGTAATTCGTGCATCTGTCGGTGCAAATAAACGTCATGTTTTGTCTCTTAAGTCGCTGTGATTTTGAGTATGCTACAATATGAACTAGCAATGAAAAGTTTATTCACAATTTGCTAATAGATATATGTACAGTAAGTGTGTGATGGCGTACCCCCGTCCTTGGGTGTATTATGGGTTGTTTTGTAtggtgtgggttatgtagcacaggtgatttaaaatgtactgtatattggtaTGTGGGCATgtggattgcacaatcacttcacacaCAGACTGTGCCggggccagattgaatgattagcaagtCCTGGCACAGCTGCTTAAAAGAGGCACAGTTCTCTCACTCGGGGTTGGTGTGTACAGGGAGAAAGAATGggagataaataaatatagaagaaaacaattgctactcatgctgacataactcagcacgatacttgtttggttagtgttccctgtgttttgtatatgtctgtctgtttggccaTTGAGCCATTGCATTGTGATGACGAATGTGTTGATCAAATTCACTCCAAACATGCTAGATTGATATCCGGGGATTGCTGTGGCCATGAAATACATTTGATCTCTGTCATTCACCTCAAATCATAGTAGCCATTGGCATAAGTGTACAggtgcagcattgttgggtggacttgatACTGCATTCATTTGGCATTCCAGAGAGAAATAGGGCATACCATGAGATCTTACCTCACACCAGGTCGATGCCAAACTCAATCATCAAGACAAGTCCTAATAAATTGGCCAGACAGTGTACATCTACgttatgaaaacatgttacatcaaaataataaaaatttaaacacattgcatCTGTTACAAAGTCAAACATGTGGTTTTGCTGAGAGCCTCTTATTGGGATTGTATACCtttatcacagaaaaaaaagagttatttCATGCGCATAACAATTTCAGTTTGCCACAACTGATATGCACAATGTCCTTAATTCCTGGAATGATAACATAACGTATATTGGAAACAATGTATTTTAGATTTCACTTTTATTAGTTAGTCAACTGTAAATAACTAGCATACTAACATGTTAACAattgtgtttcattgtttaaCGGTTAGGTAATCAATTCTGAGTCACATCAGTGCAGTTGTTCAAAGGCaaagtttataaatatattaacatgctAGTAAGCTAGTTACAAacagttaataattaaaaaggtgACCAGCATAATTTCAAAGCACTTACTTCAATTCGTAATTAAGTTcagttttgaaaggagaaaaatccATGTTATAGACAGaatgaaaaacaagcaacattaaaGTGATTAAGAGACCTTGGTGTATATTCAGCTGATCCAGCACTGTCTGGTCCTAAAACAGCCATCACTGAAATCATAAAGGAGTCAAAAATGACTCTTTATGATAGCTAAGTGGTCTAACAGTGCAGGTGAGCTTCTTCTATTTCTGTAACAGGGAGTCGTTTTTATTGATTTGCAGGGTGGATGTAGTCAATTGAGTTATATTCCGtaatttggttctagttttgaaaaataaacagacatgttTCCTGCAAGGAGTTGATTAAACTGGAGTGAGTAAATgcattacagctttttaaaaggtttaaaaaaaatgtttaattttaaaaatgtgttgctttttctaattacagtatattatggCTGTGattttaaatttgcaaaaatgatttaaaaaaaaaagtattttactgaTAAAAATAGCAAAGATCATTTGGCTGCTTAATTGCTGgccacaataacataaaaaagtatTGCAAACTCGCAGAGCTTGGgagttgaaatatttttttgtacactGTTATCCCTCAGAGAGATGCTTCTTTTGACACTCATAATCTACAACTGCagtgatatctttttttttctgaaaggatcAATCATAACATACACCGTAATACAACATGAACACATTCAAatttataatgtaaaaacagAACATAGGGTGTAGAATGTAGAACTTGGTTTTACTATTAGGTCCTAGTGACGGTTCTTTTGAGAATTTATAATTGTGGTAGATATTAAATATTTACCTGGCACCccagaaaataaactgttacaaTTGCTAATTATCAACAAGCAGTTATATCTGACAACAGGGTTTATTAGTCTGGACAACTAATAGGACAACAGGAATATTAGTCTGTATTCAGCCTTTATTTTGCAGGTGATGAGAATCAACAGAATATATACATTTTGGATACTCAGATGGTAGCATGACTGAACCGTTCATTTAATGACTGGGAAAACTTCCAGATTACACAATTTTTTGTACAACTAACTAGGTGCAATGCTACAGTTTGCATTGCAAAATGCCGGCCAGCTCATTATAGAATGGTGTTTACTTGTATAATATCTATTACTCCAAGGATCTTGGCTCGCTTGGGATAGCTTTGGTTCACAGTTTAATGATGAGATATAATGAGCCAGACCCTGCGCTCTGTCCTTCTCAGACTGTGCCAAATGAATCACTGTTCGTTTACTGAGAAGACATCTGACATTAAATCCATAATGAACAAAACAATAGACTGGAGGTTAACTACACTGCTGCATAAGAAGCTCAGGCAAGCATAGTGTCAGAAACCGGGCAGTGCCGGGAAGccatcaaaaaggcaaacagaatgcatGGATATATAGTCAAAAGAGTACAAAtcaggttgtataatgcactggcgAGACCGCAATTTCATTAGCTTTAGTTCCAGTCCctcaattaaaaattaatttttgagaggtaaaaaaaaaggtataggTGATGAAGATATGTTGAAGGCACTGAATATATTCAGCCTAGAAAAATTCAAAGAGCAGCACAGATACCAAGACCCGAGGCTGGATAGCAATTGAGAGGACATAAGATAGAAAGTAGAAAGTAGAAAGAGTTTTTTTTACTCAGTGAGTGTATGTAACTGGCTATCAAGACACTTGTTGCAGCTGAATAATTGGGATCCTTTAAGCACCAACTAGACAAAGTTCTGGGGTCATTCAGCAGCTGTACTACAGTAAGAACACTGCAAGCATAGATGGGCCGAACAGCCTACATTCTTTCAGAATTCTTATGATGTTCTAATATGCATAGTACATGCATGGGGAACCTAAAAATAACAGGGCAAAtacaccatggtaaactttcatatggGAAATGTTTAATTACAGATCTGGGGACTGGGTGGGCCTTGTGAGTGCTGGTTTATGTTCCTATAACACTCACAAACAAGCACGTCAACCATCAGGGTAAAAGTAAACCATTGTAGGCTAAGTAAATGAGAATGGAGTCAACAGCTTCCTGACCTGGATGCAGGAGGTGATTGTGTTGACTGTCAAGAGCAACCCCATTATATATATTGAGCTCTATCAGCCAATACATTTTATAAGGATGCATTCTTCAGATTGAGCCAATTGCTGTCTAAGATTGAATTCTGCATTTTACAGTGTAATTATAAAGTGCAGTTTCTGCtgcttttgtgaaaaaaaaaaaaaaaaaacattcaccacCCAGAAATAAACTTTGCAGGTGGATGCACTAAATGATGAGAAACACATAAACAGTCACACTGTATCTGTTAAAGTGAAATATGCTAGAAAATATTTAGGTAATATGGGCTTACATacgtgtgtaaaaaaaaaaaacaagtagctttAGTAGGCAAATGCTGTCTACTttggaatatgtttttttgtttgtttttgtttgttttttttaatgaaaatgtatttttaaaactatatcaTATAGCCTACAGACAGAACGTATATATATGCACTAACCTAAATACTTACAACTAAATTGTATCACACGCCATGGgtatttcttttttccccagatttagcACGCCAGTTGACCGCCACTTCTTCATCTCGCTTCATTAGTCAGCTTTATCGGTTTAACATCTTTTAAGTCAGATATGTGACATATGTGGGACGATTTCTCAAAATAGAAATCCAAAGGAACAAAACGCGCGACTCGTCTTCGTTTTGTCCATTTCTTTGTCCACTTATCCAGATCAGCCTCAAATTAAAACCGCCGTTACCGTTTAGCACAAGAAGATGTTTGCTCGCGCCACAGTGACAAATGCAACCCGCGAGGGCAGAGATGCACTCTTCGCTTATTCCCGCCCAAGGACACATACTGAAGTAATTAACTCTAatccatgttattattattattattattattattattattattattattattattattattattatttctgccattgtactgcactgcactcataatacagaacagataatgtaaacatttcatatttcCATTACAGCATATATTTCACATTCACAGTACACAAATAACATTACTGCAATAATATGGCAATAAGTTGTTAAACTGCGTATATACTCCATGTATACTGAAGTTGTACTGTAGCAGAAAATACATAACTGCAGTACTACAGATGTACTCCGTGTATACTGCAGTAATGCTGCACTTGTGCTGCAGTACACATAAATAACTGCAGCACAACTGCATTGTACTACCGttaactgcagtataactgcatcagtactgcagtttatttttgtaagggtATTTATGTTATTTCATTAACTGTCTAAAATGGCCACTGTTCATCAGAAGGTTGGATTCCATTATTAAGAGTGTAGTGGTTAAACGTTTTGATGTCTAGACACTGATGAAGGTTACCTGCTGAAACCATGGTGGGAATAAGAGAATGTGTTAACCAAGGTTTCCCATCTGCTCTGATTCTGAATCTCATCTGTACTATCTGGCTATGTCACCATCAGAGGTCTGTGTAGCAGTGAAATAATTGACCACTGTATTTTTCACTGGGGTCTTATTTCTCAGGGTCATAAATAAAGATGAACACTCATATTCTTTGTGTATATAAAAGTGTCCTCTGAGTCATCTTCAATTGATGTtcataatccaaataccttttctgcagttgttttatatattaagaaatacagaaagaaagaaaaaaatctaaatagatACACTTAGTTTATTTCTGGCCTTTAAACCTTAACTGCTCACtaattaattgaaataattgaAACAACTAAATAGTGTATAAATCTGGTtaacaaaaagctaaataaataaaacaactaatgaGTAATGATATACGCTAGAGGATCCTGTAGTGTACATTGACCAACATAGGAACTAATATCACAGCAAGCTGTGATTGCAATGTGGTATTTTTTGGaaactaaaaaaattaatgaGTGATTATCAAAGTGGCTTTCATAAGAATAGATCGACGACAGATCAGTTGGTAAGATTGTCTATTGAAGTCAAGGAAGCATTAAGTGAGAATGAGGTGGTTGGGGCAGTTTTTATTGACATAGagaaagcatatgatatggtctGGAAAGAAGGcttaatatataaaatagcatCATTGGGGATAAAAGGGAAGACTTTGTGATGGATCAGAGAGTTTCTGAAGGAAAGGTGATTTAAAGTAAAAATTAAGGGAAGTTCTCTGAAAGATTTGAGATGCAAAATGGAACTCCTCAAGGAAGTGTTATCAGTCCGCTGCTATTTAATATTATGATAAATGATTTAGCTGAGAATATTTTAGTAGGATCGAAGGTATCGGTGGGTTTGTTTGCTGATGATGGGgttatttataaaagaaataaacatattGAAATAGTTAGGCGGGAATTGCAGGAGGCATTGAATAATCTGGGAAAATGGTCGAATAAATGGGGCTTTAAAATATCAGTAACAAAAACAGAGGTGTTGTTATTGTCATGAAGGAGAAGAGCAGGAGAAGTTAAATTTATTATACCAAGATAAGATTCTTAAAGAGGTGGAGGAATTTAGATAGTTGGGAGTGTGGTTTGATAAGAAATTAACTTGgggcaaacaaataaatactataatAGATAAATGTAATGGAAGGATAAATAATCTAAGAAGTATTTCAGGAAAGAGTCGGGGAGCAAATAAAACTAGTATGCTGATAATATACAGAGGGTTAATTAGGAGTGTAATAGATTATGGAAGTCAGAGTCTTGTGGGAAACTGTAAAAGTAAGATGGAAAAACTGGATAATTTGCAAGCTAAAGCAATAATGGTATGCATAGGAGCTATGAAATCTGCTCCAATAAATGCAATTTGATAAATTTTGTTAAATTTGATGCCATCGGAATTAAGGAGAAAATGTTGGGGCATGCGGGTGTATTGGATGCAAAAATGGATAAAGGAATTGGTAATTGAAAATCTGAAGTTAGTAGAGaatgttaatataaatgtgttaCCGGGAATGTTGGTGGAAAAACCAAATTGTTATATAGAATGAAGTGAGCAAGTGAAGAAAGGAGGGGAAAATGGAGTTGAAAAGAGTCAAGCTTTTGTATCGGAGAAGAGAGTGGATGCACTATGAATATAAAACAGGAAGAGTGGCAATGGTGTATTATATCCCAGAATTGGATATTTGTAAAATAGCAAGGATATCAGACCATGTATCAGTGTATGCTGCAGAAATGGTAGCTATACTATTTGCAAgagttaaaataactgaaataaagcCTAAAAAAGTGGTCATATTTTCTGATTCTTTAAGTGTACTTATTGCATTAAAAGGGGAGTATATGAAAAGAAGAGATATAATGTTTGAAATAATGCAACAATATAAGGAATGTACAGTAATGGGGATTTTAGTTTGGATTCCTGGTCACTCTGGCATTCTGGGCAATGAGATGGTAGATTTTGCAGCAAAAAATGGGTTAAAAGAGAGGAGATTGATTTGGTTATTCCGCTGGTTTCTCAGGAAATGGGAgtctatgtgaaaaaaaatgatagtaaAAGACTGGCAGGAGAGTTGGGATGAAAGCATAAAAGGAAGGTTTTGTCATAGTATCCAGAAAGAGGTGAATAATAGTTGGGTGAATAAAGGATTGGGAAAAAAAGAGGAAAGAGCGTTGGACATGTTAAGGATTGGGCATAGatctttaaatgaacacataTTAAGACTGGGGAAGCATGAAGATAGaaagtgtgaaaaatgtaaagttgcaggaacagtagaacattatttattaaaatgtgggaAATAAGAGGAGCAGAGAAGGGGAATGGAGAGGAGGCTGAGGGAAATGGAGTTGTATGAGGTCAATATAAACGGCTTGCTGGGAAAAGGGAACGAGCAAGAGAgactgaaaagagaaaatatactgattaaatatacaaaggaaaaaggaaaagaagggaagttataagtaataaataaagatgacagaaaaataaagtaaaataaagacagacaatGGACTACAGATAGAGGGCGCTAATCGTCTAAAATAATAGATAAAAAGCACCCTTAGATTAAccggaagaagaagaagaagaagcagcagcagcagcagcagcagcagctgctgttgTTGTGATTGCAACAcggattatttatttgttacgcACAGGAACCGTACGTTGCCTACAGTTTCCGGTAAGCGTTTAAGTAGAGCGGTGTGTGCTTCAGTGacttatgtatttaattaattcttTTTCGTAATTTAGACATTAAAAGAATGTATGGACactttgtaaaatgttgtttcttGGTTCAAGCAACTAACATTGATTAGCTACCGCTTCTTAGTTCTGTCTCTCGAGTCACAGTGTAGATTAGTCTTTTGGTTGtggtgtgattattattattattattattattattattattattattattattattattgtgtgccTCTTGTTGAAACAGTTTCTTAAAAGATGAAATATATGTGCcagtacttgtttcttttttctaagTTCACAATCACAGGCTGGGtaaatgtgtgatttatattAATGCATGCTGCATTTGGTCATACAagattcttttttaaatcaattctgtTTAATTGCTACGTaagtgcacgcacacacatagaCTCGATTTAAATTGTGTTTACGAGTTAAATTACAATTCACTGGGATTAATAGTAAAATGtttagttagatttttttttttttttaaagctagcgTATTTGTAAATTGAGGCATCTTCATTAGCGTTTAGGGTTATTttaatactatttattttctttccttcaGGCGTACAAAAACATCATCATGGATATAAGACCAAACCACACCATTTACATCAACAATGTAaatgataaaattaaaaaagaaggtAGGTTTTTTATGtgcgtttttttttctctcgggaTTTAATTTATTTGACCATCCTCCACGTTTACTTTGTGTGAAATGTTTTTCCTTAAAGCTTGGATGACTGTAAACCAAATACTGAAGGGCGGTctttaaaatagttattattattattttttttttggaaaacaccCTTAAAGATTAACATTAAGTTCTGACAAGCTGTGGTGCTATATAGTAGCATAGTTTCACTGCACTGCTGTACAGTATTACTAATAACAATAGTTCTAGCCCATCTAGTTGATTATGACTTATGAAAACCTGCTCCTTGTCTGTCtacttatacttttttttttttttttgtagaactgAAGAGGTCACTATATGCACTGTTTTCTCAATTTGGTCAAATAGTTGAGATTGTGGCTTTGAAGACTATGAAAATGAGAGGACaagcatttgttgtttttaaagagctTGCCTCTGCTACAAATGCTTTGAGGCAAATACAAGGATTTCCATTTTATAACAAAGCCATGGTAAGTTAAGTTGCTCAATTTCATGCTGAACTATAATAGAacccagttttttttgtttttttttaatgaatttgggAGTTCGCCTTAATGGCTTAAAGGCACAAGTCTGTGCCTTacatcaattcattgtttttagtgatattaattatatatagCACACACAAATAACTTATTACTAAACATTATTTTATCTCAACAGCGCATTCAGTACGCAAAAACAGATTCAGATGTTATTTCAAAAATGCGGGGCACGTTTGGTGACAAAGACAAGAAAAAAGATAAGAAGAAGAAAGTGCAAGAACAGGCCGCAAGTGCAGCCAAGAAACCAGCACAGGTAATGAATGTTTATACAGCGAGTAAAGTGTTAAATAAAGTCTGAATGCTAGCACTGTGTGTAATGCTTGTTCAATAGTACCTATTATTTTTGTGGCAAGTTTAAGCATTTTTTGGGGAATACTGTTAACCTTTTCTTTCATGCAACACAGGGATCCACAAATGTGCAAACAACTTCATCCCAAAATCAGCAGGTATGTTGCTTCTGTTCTAGCTTTCGGGTGAATAAAAATAAGCTTAATTGTCTGTTTGTCAAAAGAAATACTGTGCTATTCTGTTCTTCTCCAGCTGACATTCGTAGTATAGTTAGCTGTTTAGAAATGCAAAGGTTAATTTGcaaatattgggggggggggggggggggggggttgctattattgctattattgtaTAGCAAGTTTTAAATCTGAAAGTAATTGCTTATACTGTCTTGATTGCAGGCACCAGACAACCCACCAAACTATATTTTGTTCCTCAATAATCTGCCTGAAGAAACTAATGAAATGATGTTGTCCATGCTTTTTAACCAGTAAgtattaaattgctttttttttttttcagaactgtaGTGGTATGAAGTAATGGCTGTACATTCTAGTTGGAAAGGTGACTTTCAATagaagtttagtttttttgttaaataggaGTAGTAATGTGTTGCTTTGATTACTAGTACTCCTCTTGATGTCCCTGACCTAATCATTACCATTATCCATACCTGAAGTAGAATTAACCCTGAGCTCTGTACTAGTTGGAGATCAGTTGATCCCAAACTTTGTTccctttatttttgttgcaattggtacCGCGAGTAGGGAGCTGGGAATGATCTGCAGATATTACTATACTAGCTAGTACACCGCTTAGTACAGAACTAAAGGCTACAttcaagtttgttgcaattgactcAGTGTCAAATGAAGTGGAATAAAAGTCTTTTCAGTTCAGCCATAACCCGACCTTAAAACATTTTGACATCATTCTTTCATCTTTTGATCAAGTCATTCTACAAATCTTCAAAGTGGCTGTGTGACACTGAAGAGAAGTGGAGTgtggggcagatatattgtttaACAAATCCACAGAACTGGGTTAGTCACTGAaaccagtcagaacaattcaactgaagtgaataccattttattgGTTAATTagtattaaacatttcaaatgtgaCACTTGCAAAAGTGCTTTCGACTTTCAGTTTAACATTCCAAATTGCTTgccaaaagtaatacaattatacattaacgtTGCAAATTCACACTGCGTCAaagctttatttacagtataactttgaacacagttcTGGGTTCCTAACACTCTTTGGATGAAGCACACTCCGCAACAAAGGATGGGTTTAAACAGGACGATACCTGTGTGCTTGTGTTCctcatatacatttttaaatatattcgtAGATTTAAGATTCTTTGTTTTAACTTCCCATATTCAGGTCTGTACAGCTATTGTCTTTGAAACCTGTCTTATTTTATTCCTGCCTGGCTTGTTAAATTACGAACAGGTGTATTGGTTTAACTGGTTGCCAATCAATCAGTGTTCTTGAATAGCTGTttcattctgggagatgtagtttttcattCCTCTTAAGCAGCAATCATTTTTTTACCGCCCATATTTTTTAATGCTTACCTTACATTCCAGGGCAAAGACTGCTTACTGTTCAGGATCGTATGTACCTCCCTTCTACAATTTTATCCTATATTCTACCACAAAATACATTTCCACATAAACACCCCCTTTCCAGTTCTTTATTTTGCATGTCTTCTGGACAAGTTCAGGAACAAAAACAATTTCATCATCGCTTTTGTAAACCAATTTCATGGATGTTAACTTTTAAACTCTGCTTTTGTATTTCCTGGCTTTAACCACTGTTCAAGCAAGCTTACAGAATTTTAAACTCAAACAAAATCCacttaccaaattaacaatcaattggcTCTCGTTATCTAACAAGTAttaattaggaagaaatgttttaagtggcatccTAGGAAATAGTCCAGTTTTTCGTGCCTAACAGCCCATGAAACAGTGAATTAGTTTTTACTGATTTCAGCACATTTTCTGTAGTTTGTGGCTAAGATCTTTACAGTTACTGTTGGACCTACAAAATCAAACTACACTTCtccaatatttttgtttaaatgtgtgaaatTGTTTTATCAGTTGACTTTTATTCAAAAGATACCATGTTCCATTTATAACTGTTTCCAGTTCACATACAAAATGTTGGTCGTCTGACCAAAACTAGGCTGACTTCACACAATATTACTTGTGCTTCTCTTTGCAAGGTTCCCTGGCTTCAAAGAGGTACGCCTGGTACCTGGACGTCATGACATTGCCTTTGTTGAGTTTGAAAGTGAAGGGCAAGCTGGCACTGCAAGAGATGCACTACAGGGGTTCAGGATCACGTCCTCCAACGCGATGAAGATCACCTATGCCAAAAAATAAGCCTGGATTTCCACTGACTAATTTTATGagctttttatgatttttttttatttatttattttttttatatataattaaagatGAAGTTGGAAAGGAAGAGTTGTTCAACCATTTATTCTAAAACCCTGATAAGATTTCCTATGTAACACAATGCTGTTTAACTctggaatgtttgttttatacagttaatTTTATGTTAAGTTTTGTGCGTGTTTTGAAGAATTCACTAACTAGAGAAGCCTATGTATGAAGTACTACTTTGGAAATGAAAGCTGAGTTTACAAGACGTCCATGTAAtcttctgtgattttatttttctccccaatttggtaaacCCAATTCATAATTGTTACTGCACTGATGAAGGCCAGTGGCTGCATGAATTcccttcattgttttttcataatgatgttatgATAAAAcatataagcttaacagcagataccTTTTGAGTGCTTGGCTTTTTAtgacattctgtatatttacttgaAGCCTATAGCACACTGTCAATACAATAGCATTGCTCTTTTAGCAcgctcctattttttttttttcagttatgcCAGTTTAACTTACTTTCTTCAATAAAAAAATCCatattgttacaaaatacaaattattttatatatatatatatatatatatatatatatatatatatataaaattaataaaaatgagttTTGGAAAGCtcagttacatttatattttttatacaaattaattGATGTTATTAAAGTTCAAGAAAGGCTAATTAACTGGGTTTTAAGTTATACTTTTCACATGTCAGTCCTCAGAAGTCTTTCCCTGTCAGTCGCTGTCTATTACAACCTCATGTACAGTAAGTAGATTTCTGTGACAACACCTCTTTCAAACTCAAGCTAACCATTGTAGAGATTATACATGACATTTCATATGGTTCATCTGATAT
The Polyodon spathula isolate WHYD16114869_AA chromosome 5, ASM1765450v1, whole genome shotgun sequence DNA segment above includes these coding regions:
- the LOC121316107 gene encoding U2 small nuclear ribonucleoprotein B''-like; protein product: MDIRPNHTIYINNVNDKIKKEELKRSLYALFSQFGQIVEIVALKTMKMRGQAFVVFKELASATNALRQIQGFPFYNKAMRIQYAKTDSDVISKMRGTFGDKDKKKDKKKKVQEQAASAAKKPAQGSTNVQTTSSQNQQAPDNPPNYILFLNNLPEETNEMMLSMLFNQFPGFKEVRLVPGRHDIAFVEFESEGQAGTARDALQGFRITSSNAMKITYAKK